ttctaaggcagaagagtagcagaGGCTAGGCAATATGGCTTACATAACTTGCTgtgtgtctgaggttaaatttgaacagagtcctggctctctatccactgagcaacctagctgcccacagGGAACAGATTTTTAATAGACTAGAGGATTTTCAAGTACTTCTATTGAAAGACCAGCCATGAATAAGAACTTTGAAATACACACAAAAGGGTCCAGAGAAActtagaaaagtatatttttgAGCAATCAGAAGGAAGCTATGTTGTGTGGAGTAGAATTCTGGGTAGGCTCATACCCCAccgaaatcactctaatgagcagacagtaGAGTTGATAAGATGTTTGTAGAGAAAAGtggctttatttggagaaaacagcaaagagcaggggtgggggggaagagggaggggaaaggaaggaaaagggattctgcccacacaagtggcttgctcagggcaaacatgtcttctcttcttctaggtaCAATCACACACTTTTACAATAATCCTGATGcaagattctcctcctcccctctgacCAATCCcacagaagggggagggggggctgTGACATTCACAGACTTGATTGTGTGATTTTCAACATTATGTACCCCTAAAGACTCCCGTGGTCAAGAAAAACCCGTGACGCTCATGGGATTCCCAGGCTGGGACCATAATGATACTTTTGAAACTCACTGTACTTTCCCTCCTTCTGCTTATCTTATAGTTTGGCTTTCTTTCCAGAgtacagataaactcttctcaaggtttttgaaaataggtcaggaaaactgAAAGTTTTAGGGGTGGGGGGCAGTTTTAGTCTAAATAATAGGGTCTTGAAAACTGGGATTACAGCaagccaaatactactctgagaattatacactgaatctcatcccacacaACTATATGATCATGTAGGACTAACATTCTAATACAAGAAGAAACAAGTGTCCACTcagaattttcttaaaaatagtgGTCCTGGGATATGTTTGGTTCTATACTTGAgtgcctttattttattaaaaacaacaacaacaacaacaacacaaaaaaactctttatcttccaccttagaatcaatcttaggttttggttctaaggcagaaaagaggtaagggatatgcaatggaagttaagggacttgcccagggtcacacagctaaaaagatTCTAATAATTCTAAGATGTGAGATAAGGGATTTATAAAACAAACAAGAAGGGGGTGGGtagagtaggttttttttttcataactgAGGTGAGAATGGGCTAATAATCTGCCTGGGGGAATGaggcagcccctcccccccacaacAGTTAGGGCGGTTCCTCCACAGAGAACTTGGAGCTTCTGTCCAACCCATAAAGGGCGAGAGCCATTTCCTGGATGGAAGCTTGCTCTAGAAGTAATTTCCACACCTCACACAAGCCCATAGCTTGGCCTCCCTCCTTAAACTTGGTGTGTTCGCCTCCTCCATTCGTGGcgcctctttcctcttcttcccttctctggtaTTGACAGTAGGCTCAGGCCCCGCCATTTTCCATCACTTTCCCTCCTCAACTGTCTGAAGAGCGCACGCGCACGCGCAGAGCCCCTCGAGGACCCGCGGCAGCAGGGGCGGAGCTCGAGGAGTCCGGCCCCGCCCccagctccctccctcccactctcccaGCGGCCCTCAACTAAGCCTGTGGCCACTGCTTCTCAGCAGTAGGCGCCATCAGCGCCCTCAGTTGCTGCGGCTGGTGGCTCTTGGGTGCCAGCGAGGCAGACAAGGGCCTGGGCAATGGGAGCCGCATCTCTCCTGCTCCTGGGCCTGGGGACCCTCGTCCTCGGGAGGGGCTGCTGGTCCCAGGACTTTGACTTTAACCCGGATTGGGGCTTCACATCCTACGAAGTGATCATCCCCAGGCAGCTGGAGGCCCGCGGGGGCCACCCCGACAGATCGGGGCGGGTGTCCTACCTCTTGCGCATCCAGGGCAAGAGGAACATCATCCACCTGCGGCCCAAGAAGCTCTTGCTGCCCCGACACCTGCGGGTGTTCACCTTCGCCGACGACGGCACCCGAGTGGAGGACCAGCCTTACATCCCAAGACCCTGCAACTTCAAGGGCTCTGTGGAGGGCTCTCCCGAGTCCGAAGCCATGTTGAGCACCTGCCTCGGAGGCCTCCGAGGCATGCTGAGGATCGAGGACAGCGTGTACCAGATCGAGCCTGTCCAGTATTCCTACAACTTTGAGCACGTCATCTACCGCTTGCAGGACCATCTCATGACCAACTTCACCTGTGGTTTAACCAAAGAAGACATAGACCACCAGCTGAGCCTGCTAAGGTATCTACCTGTCGCTAGATCGGATTCTTGGCGGGTTTCCTACGTTCACCAAAAGTATTTGGAGTTGATTATTGTACTGGATAAACTACGCTTTACTTTCTTGAAATCCAACTTAACAAGAGCCATCAGTGACAGTATAATCATGGGTGGTGTCATGGACAGCTACTTTCAGTCCTTGAATGCTAGAATACAATTGATAGCCATTGAGGTCTGGACAGATAAAAGCAAAGTAAATACTAATGTGAAAAAATTGACACAAGTTCTCGGACAGTTTTCTGACTAcaataataaaatactatatCTAAATGTGAAATCAGATTGGGCACACTTATATGTGCACAAATATTACCCTGATGCACTGGGATGGGCTTTTGTTGGAGGTGTATGTAAAAGGAAATTTGGAGTATCAACAAGCACTTTGCCAAATAAAAACCTGATTGCTCCTGCTGTATGGTCTACTCATGAAGTGGGCCATGGTGTGGGCATGCAGCATGATGGAAAAGGTTGTTATTGTTTCAGTAAAACAGAGTGTATCATGGGCACTGGTGGAATTACTGGTTTCAGTAACTGCAGTTTTGTCAATTATTTTGACTTTATAAATTGGGATCCTGCAAGTTCATGTCTAAATAATATCCCAGGATTTGTGTATACGATGCAGCGATGTGGAAACAAAATaatagagaagggagaagagtgtGACTGTGGTACAATAGAGGAATGTAAAAAGGATATATGTTGTCAAATTGATTGTAAACTGAGACCTGGTGCACAGTGCAACACTGGTTTATGCTGTACCAATTGTCATTTCAGTCCACTTGGACATAAATGTAGAGAAGAACAAAATGAGTGTGACCTTGCGGAATTCTGCAATGGAACTTCAAATTTCTGCCCAAATGATTTATATAAGCAAGATGGTACCCCATGCAGTAGGGGAGCCCGCTGTTACCAAAAGGGATGTCATGATCGCATTTTGCAGTGCAAAGAAATTTTTGGATCTGGTGCTCTGAATGCTCCATATATGTGCTATCAAGAACTGAATAAACTTACTGATCGATTCGCTAACTGTGGCATCGAAGGTCACAGTTACAAAAAGTGTAAAACAAGGGATATAATGTGTGGAAGATTGCAATGTGTCAATGTAAAGAATGTCCCTGACATGCCTGATCATACAACAGTCATTTTTACTCACCTGAAGGAGTTGAATCTCCGATGCTGGGGGATAGACTATCATTCTTCAATGATCGCCATGGCATTACCTGATGAGGGAGCTGTAAAAGATGGTACTTCCTGTGGTCATGACTTGATTTGTATTAACAGGAGCTGTCTCAATGTCTCAGTGCTCAATTATGACTGTCTCCCAGAGAAGTGCAACAAACGAGGTGTTTGCAACAATATGAAAAATTGCCACTGTAATTATGGATGGGCCCCTCCTTTCTGTGAGCATCCCGGTTTTGGAGGAAGCATTAACAGTGGACCtacaggaaaaatgaaagaacttcCCAAGCCAGCTAAAGTTGTGCCCGTTATGTTTATTCGACTTGTTTTATTAGGTATCTCATTGGTTTTGGTCATCCTGAAAGGAATGATAAGAAGATTCTTCAAACCAAAGCAGATAGTTCTTTTGTCAGTGTTTAACaagaacaaggagaaaaagaaaaatgctccATAGAAACACTCCAAACCTCCCAAAtgagattattctttaattagagtttatgttaaaaaaaatcttcatctgAATATTCTCAATGGAAGGCAAGGCTGGCTCATAACTGTTCATTTAACTTGTCATTCAAATTCTCTTTGCCATCTTGGGTTTTTCCTTAGGTTCTGATTATCAAATAAAAACTGACAATATTCGAACCAACTGaggttattaatatttttggagCATTTAGTTGGCCCTAGAGTTTATATTAAAGATTTTGGGATTGAATTTGTTCTTGGGATGCTTCCCTGAGCCTCTAAAAATGATAGGTCAAAAACTCCCAGGCTTCAGCTTCAGATGTTAAAAACTTTTCCAACCTAGTTCATATCCCTCAAATCGGCAGTTATATGATTTGGTGAGAATACTTCTGTGGCTGCCTTGAACAAATCAAAGGAAAGTTTCACTATTGCTTATTTTTAGCATCTGCATCCTTTCCCACatgaaactgaaacagagaaagATTGTAGACCGACAGCTTCCAGTATTGTTGACCTCAGTGTAGCTCTCAGAATCATTCTATAAAGGGGGAAAAACGAATACCTTCAGCAATTCATATAAGatgtttttctgttttatttttcatttctaggTATTTTTATGAGAGCTCCCCTCCCTAGTCCCTAGAGAATGATTGGAATGTGCCCAACTTTTGGCAGTtggaaaagatataaaatatgagGTGTACTATTAACATAGGCATTTGGCTGTGATTTTAGAGCAACACTTGGTCTTATTGCAAACCTCCAAACCACCCAATTTTTAGCTAAGCATAGAAAGGTGACCTCATATAAAAGAATCCCACCATGCTCTTATGTTAGAATGATATGGTGAGACAgcatcaacaataacaacaacacatttatatagcactttaaggtttacaaagccctttttttgtattatttcatttgatcttgacaacagccctgtgagggtTGTTGTCCTAGAGGGCCAGTCTTAGCATCAGGTACTGGTCAAGTCCCATCTGTTGGATTTCTAAGCCtatggaagtcacttaactttcacaGTGTTCCAGGATGATGCTGTTGCCATATTATAAAACAAGTTGCCAATCTGCATTAGTGGAGAGAGTTTCCATGTTGGGAGTTCCCTATCCAGAAGAAATCACAAGTTTAGAccaaaaagaaaggataaagaaaCCCTGATTTGTAAGATCTAAAGTAGCCGTTTGCAATATTGTCCTATCTTTAAGAGGTTCCTAATTCATCAAAAacgaattgttttaaaaataaaaagaacttgtCCACATAGTGATATATGGTTCAACCTTTAAGAAAGTTATTCTCTGATGCCACATTGTAGCATAGAGGGGAATCCCAGTTTCTTGAATGCTATTTCAGATAATTTCTACCATGTTCTACCCTCAGTAGGAAGAGTTTGGGTATATAACAACCGACTGTCTTCCATCTAAGGAACACACTGGCTCAGGATGGTGAAGATACAAGATGGCTGTATCCTGGGTGAAGAAATCTCTGCGTATAGTAGCTCATTaaacatacaaaaatacaaaaaaaaataccccTCTGTTGCTGTTCCAGTGACAGTGTTGGAGTGGCAGAAATGAAGGCATACAGTGCCAAGAAACACACAGGACTGCAAAACTTACAAAAATTCAACAAACAGTATATAGAAGGTGTAGGAGATTCAAAGACAAGATGAAAGTTAGTCCTTGCCctgaaggaatttacattctacttgaGGGATTATAAATTATAGAGCTATAAACACATATAACTTGAAGAGGAGAAACTCAAGCAATCATGAAAGGTTTCTAGTAagaactgagtcttgaaagaaataaGGACTCTAAGATGTGGAGGTGAGAGTATTCTAGGAATGGAAGGCAGTAAGAGATTGTACTTGCaggaacagcaagtaggtcaGTACGACTGGAATTGTGAATGAAGGGAAAAATTTGAAGCAGGTCCAGGAAATTAGATTGCAGCCCAATTATGATGAGACGGGAAGAAGGAATAGCAGCTAAGGAGGCTCTTAAAATAGTACTGGTGAGAGGAGATGATGGGGGAACTAGCCCTCTTCTGCTTCTATACTTCTTATAGGTTTAActatcatctataaaaatgactcCTAGATTATATATCTGGTTCTAGCTTCTCCCCTGAGTTCCAAGCTCACATTACCAATTGCCTATGAAATAGTTCAAACTGCATGTCCTAGAGACATCTTAAACTCGACACatccaaaatagaacttattatttttattagttatttttttctcctaaattatACTCCTCAACTTCTCAAGTTTGATGAAAGGCATCACCATTCTTTTACTCTCCCAGGTTATTAacctgaatattattttttactttcttactCTCTCTCACCCCATATATCCAAACAATTGtcaaacaaatatttttctacctctatGATAACTCATATCAAATCCCCTTTTTCTCCACACATAGCTACCATCTTtgttcaggccctcattacctcttacctagattattgcaacaaCCTCTTAATCcttacctcaagtctctccctacttcaATTCATTCTCCACATTGCTGCCAAAGAAATTTTCCTTAGGCACAGATCtagccaagtgacttgcctattcAATAACTTCACTGGCTTCTTGTTGCCTCTAGGGCAAAATATATACTCTGTTTACCATTCAAAGCTGTGCACACACTGGCTTCAAACAACTTTCCAGCCTCATTAGACATTTCCACCTTTCTGAAATCTGTGATCCAACCAAACTGGCTTTTTCTGTGTTCCTCACACACAGCTCTCCATCTTGCCTCTCTATTCCTTTGCATTAGCTGTCTCCCATGTTTGGAACTCATTCCCTCCTTATCTTTGCTTCAaaaatccctttttctttttcaaagaagcccttaccttctgtcttttcaGTCAATATggtttctaaaatagaagagcaatagaatctagaccagtgatgggccagATACGgcccccagaaatgttctatcccgcaacatgccattattcctaatctgacaaatacgagtaggatacaatacaatgaaacttcaaaagagttaccttagaaacagactgacagatgagcatttcctttcctttggacccctctttaaaaagtttgcccatcactgctctagacaatagtACAGATGAGAGAAGAAGATggattagacaatgggggttaagtgacttgccagattTACaaggctaggaaatgtctgaggtcagatctgaacccagaacctcccttctccaggactggctctccatccactgagccaccaaactgctccaaagaatatttcttctttaagATGAAGCTCAAGTACTGTCTTTTCTTTATTGccccaactgctagtgccctCTCTCTCAAATTACCTTATCTTCAACTTGTTTTTTAGGTTATGAACATATTTGAAAGTTCCTGGAGAAATGAACTCTCCAGAGGGGTAAGAGATGAATACTGCATGCAGGGGGAGGATGAGACTTCTTTGCTGCTGTATGGAAGACTGGGAGAGTGAGAGAATGGTACAGCCACCTGCCCTGCTGCAGCAGGGGTCACTGCCTTAATCATGAACTGACAGGAGAGAGAATGGCAgcaagagaaagaggggaagagactatAACTGCTCCCTGTCAACCAAGAACCACAAATAGTGAAACTCCCATTGAGACTGAATATGATGAGGACAGAGACAGATGAAAAGGGGAGGGTAAGCACTTGAATGAGAGGACAGTAAAGTGAACATTGTCAAGAAAAGCCAGTTGTTAGAGCAAAGGAGAAAATTATGGACAACGCAGAGGAGTTTTGAAGTTAGCCTCTTTTCTTGGTGAAGAAGAACAGTTAACTTTgctgagagggaaagaggagggagtggTGTAGGAGGTTTGAGGAGGGTCAGACAATtagcatttatgaaatgcctaccGTATGCCAAGCTTTTATCCAAATCCTGtggatacagagaaaggaaaagcaaagaacCTTCTATCAAAGAGCTCCCTGTCTAGTGGGGGAAGTGGTTTTGGACAAATCCTCTGTGGAGTATGATAAAGTCAGTCAGTGAAGAATAAAAGCATTGCCTTGCAGTAGTGAGGGACTAAGGGAGGTTAGATAACACAAATATGTAGTGGGCCATTCGTCATGGTTGGGCAATTTCTTCTAGTATCACTCAGAAACATGTAAGCAAGAGTAGAAAAAGAGCATGCTGGGGAGTAACACAGATGGGGCTAGGCAAAATATTATCCCAAATGTAGAGAACAATGTATAGTTGAGTTAGCTAAGCTTAGGGTCAAAATtaccaaaggaggaaaatgaggccataGTATTAGTGATGGACTAGGGGCAGGAGGAAGTGGTGGAATGACTAACAGTTGTGGGAAAATGCAGTATAAGTCCAAGGTAGGCAGAGAGATGGAAGGTCTGGAAGCTGGAGCTGAAGATGTAGCTGAAAAGAGGAATCTAAGACAGAGATGGGAGAGCTAGAATActtggtgatgatggtgatatcAAGGTTTACCTTTCTCTGTGCGAGGTTGAGGTCGAGTGAAGATATAGGTCATAAGAGTTAAGGAGGTGATGAATTGAGAGGGTGGGATGTTTGAGGAGATACCAAAGTATCTATTGAGTCCCCAAGCAGGAGGGTAGGAATTGGGGATGAGAGGAAGACTGTGAGCTTACATATTGAACTCCTAAAGAAAGGAGAAGCAAAATTGTATTTCATCTTCCAGTTTCATGCCTTTTTTATTGGCTGTGCCTCATAACTggaatattctctttcctctattcCTTAGCCTGACTCTCCCAAcctctttcaaggctcagctcaaaacCCACCTTTTTGGGAAAGTCTTTCCCATCATTTCCTCCTCACTATTCCTTCTTCCCACTGACACACCTTTATACTGTGCacttttttgtatgtttttcaTCCCTATGTGAGCTCATTAAGGGCAGGAACcatgattttgcttttctttgtgttcA
The window above is part of the Gracilinanus agilis isolate LMUSP501 chromosome 4, AgileGrace, whole genome shotgun sequence genome. Proteins encoded here:
- the LOC123246743 gene encoding disintegrin and metalloproteinase domain-containing protein 30-like, giving the protein MGAASLLLLGLGTLVLGRGCWSQDFDFNPDWGFTSYEVIIPRQLEARGGHPDRSGRVSYLLRIQGKRNIIHLRPKKLLLPRHLRVFTFADDGTRVEDQPYIPRPCNFKGSVEGSPESEAMLSTCLGGLRGMLRIEDSVYQIEPVQYSYNFEHVIYRLQDHLMTNFTCGLTKEDIDHQLSLLRYLPVARSDSWRVSYVHQKYLELIIVLDKLRFTFLKSNLTRAISDSIIMGGVMDSYFQSLNARIQLIAIEVWTDKSKVNTNVKKLTQVLGQFSDYNNKILYLNVKSDWAHLYVHKYYPDALGWAFVGGVCKRKFGVSTSTLPNKNLIAPAVWSTHEVGHGVGMQHDGKGCYCFSKTECIMGTGGITGFSNCSFVNYFDFINWDPASSCLNNIPGFVYTMQRCGNKIIEKGEECDCGTIEECKKDICCQIDCKLRPGAQCNTGLCCTNCHFSPLGHKCREEQNECDLAEFCNGTSNFCPNDLYKQDGTPCSRGARCYQKGCHDRILQCKEIFGSGALNAPYMCYQELNKLTDRFANCGIEGHSYKKCKTRDIMCGRLQCVNVKNVPDMPDHTTVIFTHLKELNLRCWGIDYHSSMIAMALPDEGAVKDGTSCGHDLICINRSCLNVSVLNYDCLPEKCNKRGVCNNMKNCHCNYGWAPPFCEHPGFGGSINSGPTGKMKELPKPAKVVPVMFIRLVLLGISLVLVILKGMIRRFFKPKQIVLLSVFNKNKEKKKNAP